AGCAACCACGAGTATTTTAAACCATACAAGAAGTAAACACATCCAATGCTTTTCGTGAATCTCTGTTTGaaagtttttcttcaaaatataatCGAGACAAAAACGACAAGAATTCTAAATAATCAACAATAAGTTACGATGTGTTTTTTTAGGTGtataattattgtttaaaattttagtaatttatttttctaaacgatGGTGTGACTGAACGAgaatggaatttctttttttactctttaaaatACCTCTCTGCTTTGTTGATACTTAAAGCGTATGGTTCAATgcgaaaatatttgttttgcttgCCTAATCATCTCTTTTTAGAGCTTTGACCCCCTTGTTTCTATGATTCAGAAGTCGTCAAGTATTCTCTCTCGTGAACGCGATATTTGTCGGAAGAAATGAGCTAAAATTTGGCAAGTTTATCGACTTTGAAGTAaaggtatatttaaaaaaagaaatatgaaaaaatcactgaaataagaaaagaaaaaaaaaaaattccgtcaCTTATTTTCTAAATAGTGTTTAAAAGGTAAGTTGCTGTCTAAACACCATTTGAACGTATTGTAGTTAAGTTAGCGTTAAATCTAAACAGTCATTGTCgttattaaaatctaaatattgcagtcatcaaaattttggaaatgtttcTGACATATGTGCCAATCGCTGCAGTTTGGTGACAAATCGTTACAAATGTAAAACTGAGTAGCACAATTGTAATAAATTGATTAcattaataaaatagtaaaaactgacaaatttttgtaaaaatggcgaaaaactgaaaaaaaattaaaatgtaagtacTAATTACAATTAATAACGCTCAAAACCCACTGGCCCCTCCCCCTTCTGGGACTCATTTCTGAATTGTCTATACTTACATGACTCTTGAATTTCAAAGCGTTAAGAAACATGGTAAACTTGAATTTGTCTTTATTTACAAATCTTTTAGAGCTTTAAATAATGACTTATTTTTTAGTTCAACATTTTCAAATAAGGGaaaagtgaactttttattaatttaaaatatatagtaGTCTTTGTTAGTATCGTTAACCTTTTAAGGACATGTATATAAGTATCTACACTTAGTTTATTTATATTGAATTTTGAGTAAAGCGTTATTCCAAATTTTAGATTGTACCTGGCCCTCTTCGCATaaacttagaaagaaaaaatttttagtaaactTTTAATGTACTATgaagtttacttttgaaaatttgcatcAGTTTGCAAACCTAATTCAGAGTTATTTACCAATTTTTACATATAAAGAAAGTTTTAGGGAAAAGTGATTCTACATTCATTTActctgttttatattttaatagtaatgtattttcatttcttcattttcaaaTCACATAACATTATAAAAAGAATCATATTGGCAATATTTTTATGAGCACTTAGACATACAAAGATTTTCAATGAAGTATCCGCGATTTAGCCTTATTTCCAGAGGGTTTTAACAACAGCTGGAGCAGCCAAAACTCCTCCTTTAATTCCGAGTCCATTGTTCCACATCAGAGGGGCAGGCACAGCAACTCCCTTGGCAAGAAGACCATTATTGTACACAAGAGGAGCTCCGGCGATTATGCCACTGGTGCCGATTATTCTTTTGTCGGTGGTGATGGCACCGGGAGTAGCCACGATGGAGCTAGTGGAGATTGCAGATGGAATGGCCGAAAGCAGAGGAGCACCTTTCAAAGCGATGCCAGGAGCAATAATTCCAGGAGCAACCAGTCCGGGAGCAATAACCCTATTAGAAACAAGTCCGGGAGCAATAATCCCAGGAGCAACAATTCCTGGAGCTACTAATCCGGAATTGATGAGCCCTGGGGCAAGAAGTCCAGATCCAAGGAGACTAGTGCCATGAGCTATTGCCACAGCAGAAAAGAGCAACACCAGCTGTAAATAAAACCGGTAGTTATGATAAATATCCAAAGTACATTTTTATGTGTATTAAAATATTGTTAGTTaacatatcattttaaaattaacttaaatttaaattaaaattatgtgacaagtttaagtaacattaaaaaaagaacgaaatctatGATACAAAGAAAGCTGAGACAGtaataacaaatgaataaaaactatAACTTATACTGGTTCTTTATTTCTATTAGCTTAAGGAGAGATAGTACTTACCTTTTGCCTCAAAAGTTGCTCAAAATAATactctttttttcgttttgatgtaaataaaagtgttttacatattttgaaatgaaactttttatagGGAAGATAATAATAAATTAGCCTTCAGAAAAGGATTTATTCCCATCTATTTTTAAGTAGTCTTTAATTACATATGTACCCAAAAAAAGTCGGTATATTCACATACCTCTTCCTTCGTTTTTACACTACATCTTTCGAAATAAATGCAAGAGAAAATCTTAACTTTTATGCCGAATTGCAGCTAAACAATACCTTTATTCTGTAAAATAACAGGAACATTGAAGTagatatttgacattaaaattgcaaatgcttgtgatgctttttaaaatttcataaaaaattacattttaaaaaggttTAACTCATTTCAATCATTGATTCAAGAAACATGTTAATCTAACTTAGGTACTTAAAGATTGGGAATCTTGGATCTGTGAACAGAATTTACCGGGAAAATAATAAAGCTctgttttcataacattttttaaaatgttctgtgagtgtttaaaaattatttaaaataccaaACTacgaaaaaacaaagtaaaaatagaGTTTACATGTTTTTGACACATGGCTAgagagttagaaaaaaaatcgatgaaccAAAACTGATATAATATTCTTTCTGGCGAAGAGcagattaaatattaaacgtgtgaactttgctgaaaattttcaatgtgtgaATTTCACTTcaaatgtgaaattttcataaaGTTGATGTCCGAAGTTTCATTTAATATTATAGCAATGCCTTGTATAATCTTCAGGACACAAAACATTTTTAGTAATGCTATGCTTATAATATTTACATTTCAGTGTAAGTTTTAAACTTGTTCAATGACTTGTCATTTGATTAATGTATTTGTGACATATTTTTTACGTAATTCATTTCTCATTACAAAACTGTCTAGCGATGTTTTTAATGcaacattttagctttttttagatttgtttcattaaaatagtGTGTTAGGGATATTTTCCCCCTTTATTAGTTTCTGACATTATTGTATCTTCGGCGACTAGATGCTCATGTGTTCAATTGTTTTCTTTACATTGTTGGTATGTTTAGAACCCTACATGGGGATGTGCGAGTTTAATTTCTGCGTTTTAGAATATGTTTTACACTTGTTTTAATTAATTggtatgtttaaaatttaattcgaaGAAAGGATGCTCAAATTATGTAGTTTAATATAAGCTTCAAGCTTGTTTCATGGCTTGTTTTATAAAACTGGTCTATTTGTGACTTTATTTGGCGATGTGATATTTTAcctattaactagtggtacccgcacggctttgcccgtaatagaaaaattaaaaggtcttttgtttcgcctgtatatatacaaataatgtatggtgaattttctcgtcaattggcttgtgcccatgttacggttccgcgttataataattttgtattttactcgtacatcatatgacaattttgttctaaaattggaatagaaaaagaacaaaatggaattttcgaaaaatcgcttcgaggtgcacaaccccatgctacaaactaactctgtgccaaatttcatgaaactcaaccgaacggtctaggcgctatgcgtgtcacagagaacctgacagagagactttgagctttattattagtaaagatttttgtttCACATTTGAATAAGAGGTTTATGCTTGTACTATTTGACTGGTGTGTTTGAGAAACTTTcttccaatttatttatttaatttatgctatttggaaaagaaaatagtttttttgccATTTTAGTGTAAGTTTTACGCTTCTTTGGTAATTTGACGAAAATAAACCATGCTGGGGTCGAATTCGCTTATTTGCAAATTTCGGCGAAGCTCAACCAGTCAATTAAAAATGCGGCTTAATTTTCATCAGAGCTGAGCCACGCTGGAGCACGGTTTACCTATATTCATAGGCAAACCGCACCTTGGAATCCTCACATATAtgatagccaattcactgatcgagtaacgctcctgccATCACCATCACTGAAACTCGAGCCATAgcaagataatttgataatattttttgataatgttaagcatgcagggaaaggctttattgtgacaaggctgaactggatccagtaatttaactgttctactggtattgactgttttactggtcatTTTTGGAgaaggaagaaacgaaaaagtggtcaacagtgaacgctatatactggagtttagggtttatccactggagtaaaggttaaaatttcaactgtcaaaatataactcaacaagcaattgcttcgtttaaatgtagaagcaattttcacccgtcataccttgacgggcgattttctaatactataataaaaacaaactctcatacattaatttaataaaaatattaaatatatttttgcgcattttcCTAAATTATATTAATATACCTCGGAGAATGtccattttaattttcaaatcgaGATTTAAACATAATGCTACTCAACTTTTTAATCTGTATTCAGACTTTTAAAGCACAATGATTTTgatgaacaatttttcattttataagccaataaaatcaataataataataatagtaataataataataataataataataataataataataataataataataataataataataataataataataataataataatcacaaaAGAATAAGTTTTAACTCATATCCCGGATAACTTTTTCTTTGACTTAGTGCCCTTTTTCTAGCAAGTACAGattttgtaaatttcaaacaCTATCTACACTCattatttaggtttttaaaaaaatagtaaaaaaagttGGGTATATTACCTTGGCATACATAGTGATGGGTAGACTGAAATCGGTGACTGCAAAGATGATCTAAAAAGCTTCGAGGAGTGCTTGCGATTTGGATTTGAACTTCGGTAAATTTCTCAGTGCTTATATACTgtttctaaagtttgaaaattaaaaatttgaacgcCTTAAAACAACGTCTATTGATTATTTTAGAGGTCATTTCCGTACCCCACCCTAATTATTATTCGAATGACATTGACGTGCCGGGGTTGTTTACAGAAGAAGTTGAATGGCATAAGGCAATGGTAAACATCCATTGCATCAGCTTGTGTCTGTAAGATTTTCAGCAGGGGAAAAGGTTCATGGGATTCCTCCAAGAATATGAGatacattttttgagcaatgacgaatTGCTTATCATCcttacttgaccaaagttgatgttgctctgtaTTTTCAGATTAACATGATGccgattgtttttaatatttatttagagagtgaaattttcgtcgtcatatttacaaatcgtctgcgatttggttttattcatttttttcttcagggCTTTACTCAAGCAAacactttacattaaaaaagtagttttttgcgAAAACTTACGTTTTTTCTGGAAAAGATACCAATACAGATGATCTTAAACTGCAAAACTTCATCAAATACAAAATGGAAAAGATCACTAATTACCATCACTTaagattaataagaaataaaatgccACAACGTTATACGGctttaaataatctttatgataagtgtacagGTGGACATTGTccataaaatctttatatttaaaaCCACATCccaatcaccatttctttttaatgGATACCCTCGTATTatttattctagaaaatcacaGATGATGGGTGCGAATGTCTTGGTCATtaccattccattccatttgaagaaacaagaaacccaacgaatagGGTTTgattgcaatggggtcgttttcgaaattttagaggtatcttttctgaaagagcatgcttaaaaacataggatctgaccattttttaaataatttgacgaagtttaatattttaaaagaagtattttaattggtgcgcagtttcgatttaattttttacgcttctgcgcattatatcacaagtgatgaaaagccattcactgatgcccctagcgcagagcgtaatatttgattcgcatctttactcacatgtacggccaacgatatggttcatagcaagcgcagagcgcaatatttaattcacttctgaatAATCATcagctggaaacgcggtagacagcagcGTCAGCATTCAGCGCATCAGTGGaatgcgcgccaaagttcatcacttgtgacgtcataaagacgatgccttgtttgaaaagtcggacattttaaaaaattaattataaattaaacgttttgaaaataaaatagtttcttcgctttatgttatttatttttttaactcattctatcaacttcagtaactaaaagtagtacttttaactgatggaaacaacctcattcgtgattgcgaaatgagaaaaacataatttgagttcaagacgtcAAAGTTAAAATAAATGCTGGAtagctt
This window of the Uloborus diversus isolate 005 chromosome 4, Udiv.v.3.1, whole genome shotgun sequence genome carries:
- the LOC129220969 gene encoding glutamine-rich protein 2-like; its protein translation is MYAKLVLLFSAVAIAHGTSLLGSGLLAPGLINSGLVAPGIVAPGIIAPGLVSNRVIAPGLVAPGIIAPGIALKGAPLLSAIPSAISTSSIVATPGAITTDKRIIGTSGIIAGAPLVYNNGLLAKGVAVPAPLMWNNGLGIKGGVLAAPAVVKLVLLFSAMAIAHGTMVAPGIVAPGLPLKGAPLLSAIPSAISTSSVVATPGAITTDKRIIGTSGIIAGAPLVYNNGLLAKGVAVPAPLTWNNGLGIKGGVLTAPAVVKTIWK